One window from the genome of Spirosoma rhododendri encodes:
- a CDS encoding SusC/RagA family TonB-linked outer membrane protein: MEQISCYLPVYRRIVLVVALLLVQWARATQATDLPAPELLSRRISLSIERQSIKSVLRTLEQTAKVKFSYSPQVVRARQLISLRVQNSTLQDVLNKLLTPLQVSYTVAGEQIILARTVSEAMTIQLNEAGESIEVVADQTISGVVSDEKGAGLPGVTVAVKGSNRGAVTDASGTYRLTIPDGPQTLVFSFVGYASQEVAVSNQSTISVQLQPDVKSINEVVVVGYGSLNRKEVTSAVTHLSSGDLLRVGSNSPLMAVQGKVAGLSITNTAAGDPNSTPSIQLRGVSSRSAGLGPLFVINGIPGGNLDNINQNEIESIDVLKGGAASAIYGTRGSNGVIVITTKKGSDQSRIFYDGYSSFDFITNKLSVLSKDEFLANNRGVDLGGNTDWMKAVSRNPAFSQKHTLQFSGGNGKTNYFTSLDYRNATGVDLRSAKQEYGGRVNINHTSANNLYALTFSAAPRYAKTSNADYSGFNYALTLNPTQPIFDNTGKYAYITSGFFANNPVEQAKSVLSGSEIKYLDINASFKLNLLDNLSTLVTLGEVSSAFRNFGFTPSTLTTVVNGSGRNSGSQSLDENDQKSFEWTGNYALDAGKHSVKLLGGYSYQLFTSSGFNAGNENFPSNTLTYNNLGTGLWNLQAGINNVGSYRNSSKLIAFFGRVNYDFDQKYYLSASVRREGSSKFGYDNKWGYFPAASVGWRITQEKFAQNTGWLNELKLRADYGVTGNQDFGNYLSLDTYSGYGYYLYNGSSYQVWGPSQNTNYDLRWEKAINFNVGLDFDLFKNSRLTGSLNYYVRTNKDLLGSYTVPNPPNIQGSTFANVGTMQNSGLEIQLNAAIITGKDFRYNLTFAGATNSNKFVAFSNEAYQGQTYIDVLGMPAPGSPGNVQRLQENTRIGSFYALRSAGVNENGALLVYKKDGTVVQGNQANNDDRQFIGNGLPKFTGGLTNNFSYKKWDLTVFLRGTFGYQIFNTYAFYLGTPATQQNANTLKSAYDGGKYSKLTNPATYSNLSDYFLEPGSFVKVDNITLSYTQPLNVKYLRSARIYATTRNLATFTKYTGGDPDLVQTNGLYPGINQRVDNGNTVGTLNYFPSTTQLLLGLQLTF, from the coding sequence ATGGAACAAATAAGCTGTTATTTGCCCGTCTACAGGCGAATCGTGCTGGTAGTCGCGTTGCTGCTGGTACAATGGGCGCGGGCGACGCAGGCCACCGACCTGCCCGCCCCCGAATTGCTAAGTCGGCGCATTAGTCTGTCCATCGAGCGCCAATCCATCAAATCGGTACTACGCACGCTTGAGCAGACCGCTAAGGTCAAATTTTCGTACAGCCCGCAGGTGGTTCGGGCCCGGCAGCTTATTTCGCTGCGTGTGCAGAACAGTACTTTGCAGGACGTGCTGAATAAACTGCTGACGCCCCTTCAGGTGAGCTACACCGTAGCTGGCGAGCAGATTATTCTGGCCCGGACGGTATCGGAAGCGATGACGATTCAGCTCAACGAAGCCGGTGAGTCTATCGAAGTAGTTGCCGATCAGACCATCTCCGGGGTAGTGTCCGACGAGAAGGGGGCGGGCTTGCCGGGTGTTACCGTCGCCGTGAAAGGCTCTAATCGCGGGGCCGTTACCGATGCGTCGGGCACGTACCGGTTGACGATTCCTGACGGACCACAGACGCTGGTGTTCAGCTTTGTCGGCTACGCGTCGCAGGAGGTGGCGGTGAGTAATCAAAGCACGATCAGCGTGCAGCTACAGCCCGACGTCAAGTCGATCAACGAAGTCGTGGTCGTGGGCTATGGTTCGCTGAACCGCAAGGAAGTGACGAGTGCGGTTACGCACCTGTCGTCGGGCGATCTGCTGCGGGTGGGCAGCAACAGCCCGCTGATGGCGGTGCAGGGCAAAGTGGCCGGTCTGTCGATTACCAACACGGCGGCTGGTGATCCGAACTCGACGCCAAGCATTCAGTTGCGGGGCGTGTCTTCGCGTAGTGCCGGGCTGGGGCCGCTGTTTGTCATCAACGGTATTCCGGGCGGCAACCTCGACAACATCAATCAGAACGAAATCGAGTCGATCGATGTGCTGAAAGGCGGGGCGGCATCGGCCATCTACGGGACGCGGGGTAGCAACGGCGTCATCGTCATCACGACAAAAAAAGGCTCCGATCAGTCGCGAATTTTCTACGACGGCTACAGTTCGTTCGATTTCATTACCAACAAGCTGTCGGTGCTGTCGAAAGACGAATTTCTGGCCAACAACCGGGGTGTTGATCTGGGTGGCAACACCGACTGGATGAAAGCCGTCAGTCGCAACCCGGCGTTCTCGCAGAAGCATACGCTCCAGTTTTCGGGCGGCAACGGCAAGACCAACTACTTCACTTCGCTCGACTACCGCAACGCGACCGGCGTCGATCTGCGGTCGGCCAAGCAGGAGTACGGCGGGCGGGTTAACATTAACCATACGTCGGCCAACAACCTGTACGCGCTGACGTTTTCGGCGGCCCCACGCTACGCCAAAACCAGCAACGCCGACTACAGCGGCTTCAACTACGCGCTGACCCTTAACCCGACGCAGCCCATTTTCGATAATACGGGCAAGTACGCCTACATCACCTCGGGTTTCTTCGCTAACAACCCGGTCGAACAGGCAAAAAGTGTGCTGTCGGGCAGCGAGATCAAGTACCTCGACATCAACGCGTCGTTTAAACTGAACCTGCTCGACAACCTCTCGACGCTGGTGACGCTGGGCGAGGTTAGTTCGGCCTTCCGCAACTTCGGCTTCACCCCGTCGACGCTGACAACGGTGGTCAACGGGTCGGGCCGGAACTCGGGTTCGCAGTCGCTGGACGAGAACGACCAGAAAAGCTTTGAGTGGACGGGCAACTATGCGCTCGACGCCGGTAAGCACTCGGTGAAGCTGCTGGGCGGGTATTCGTACCAGTTGTTTACCTCGTCGGGCTTCAACGCCGGGAACGAAAACTTCCCGTCGAACACGCTGACGTACAACAATTTGGGTACGGGTCTGTGGAATTTGCAGGCGGGTATCAACAACGTCGGTTCGTACCGGAACAGCTCAAAACTGATCGCGTTCTTTGGTCGCGTAAACTACGACTTCGATCAGAAATACTACCTGTCGGCCAGTGTGCGTCGGGAAGGGTCGTCGAAGTTCGGGTACGATAACAAGTGGGGGTATTTCCCGGCGGCATCAGTCGGCTGGCGGATTACGCAGGAAAAATTCGCGCAGAACACCGGCTGGCTGAACGAGCTGAAACTGCGGGCCGACTACGGTGTAACGGGTAACCAGGACTTCGGTAATTATCTCTCGCTCGACACCTACAGCGGCTACGGCTACTACCTCTACAACGGTTCGTCGTATCAGGTCTGGGGACCAAGCCAGAACACCAACTACGATTTGCGCTGGGAAAAAGCGATCAATTTCAACGTCGGCCTTGATTTTGACCTGTTCAAAAACAGCCGCCTGACGGGTAGCCTGAACTACTACGTCCGTACCAACAAAGACCTGCTCGGCAGTTACACAGTGCCGAACCCGCCCAACATTCAGGGGTCGACTTTCGCCAACGTGGGTACGATGCAGAACTCCGGGCTGGAGATTCAGCTGAACGCAGCGATTATCACGGGTAAGGATTTTCGCTACAACCTGACGTTTGCCGGGGCTACCAACAGCAACAAGTTCGTGGCTTTCTCCAACGAAGCGTATCAGGGGCAGACGTACATCGACGTGCTTGGGATGCCCGCGCCGGGCAGCCCTGGCAATGTGCAGCGGTTGCAGGAAAACACCCGGATCGGTAGTTTCTACGCCCTGCGGTCGGCGGGTGTCAATGAGAACGGGGCGCTGCTGGTGTACAAAAAAGACGGGACTGTGGTGCAAGGCAATCAGGCCAACAACGACGACCGCCAGTTCATCGGCAACGGTCTGCCTAAATTCACGGGTGGTCTGACGAACAACTTCAGCTACAAAAAGTGGGACCTGACGGTCTTTCTGCGCGGCACCTTCGGCTACCAGATTTTCAACACCTACGCTTTCTATCTGGGTACGCCCGCCACGCAGCAGAACGCCAACACGCTCAAGTCGGCCTACGACGGCGGTAAGTACTCGAAGCTTACTAACCCGGCCACGTATTCAAACTTGTCAGATTACTTTCTGGAGCCGGGTAGCTTCGTGAAGGTCGATAATATCACGCTTAGCTACACGCAGCCGCTCAACGTCAAGTACCTACGGTCGGCCCGCATCTACGCGACGACCCGCAACCTGGCTACGTTTACCAAATACACCGGTGGCGACCCTGATCTGGTGCAGACAAATGGCTTGTACCCAGGTATCAATCAACGTGTCGATAATGGCAATACCGTCGGCACGCTGAATTATTTCCCATCAACAACCCAACTGCTGCTGGGGCTGCAACTCACGTTCTAA
- a CDS encoding RagB/SusD family nutrient uptake outer membrane protein: MNRNRFFPTLLRTLGLSGLLLTAGCTNLDEVLYDRITSENFLQTRQDVTRDFLRAFEHAYWSIQGGSTYMLQENSSDELMTPNRQGDWFDGGQYQRVHYHTWTPNDGYTSDAWNALYGGVTLATNSLEDLQGITDPSRFSMTQAELDGMIAELRTLRAWFNIRLLDMYRNIVLVKKVKGETQGGPQVSPQEAFSYIEQELKESLPNLPTRQSLGANSIGRWTQGGAAALLTRLYLNAKVYTGTDHFADCATVCTDMLAGKYGQYALESRWDAPFDYTNSTSPETVFGFPGSFGLTHWQYDGGMYFWQLPVNATFYFGFTDFGTANPKYAIQPGRDVDSTEYSFALGKPYIKFRKYGDDVRLKTYKNLGNSKREGMFLKGYLPYTNSSGRVDTVRSTKGPYPLFFRDQVGMFLAAKPGTRIADKTSDMNHADQNSGLYPVKYPYYPSSDENKISSAYAEIRLAEIYYSLAECKYRAGDKAGAAALLNTVRARNYPANSPSLYKTDGSQLTDQEMLDEWGREFLVEGRRRTDLIRWGVFNTGTWWDKQPDADNHTAIFPIGQNVLNVSSQLKQNPGY, from the coding sequence ATGAACCGAAATCGATTTTTTCCAACATTGCTTCGAACGCTGGGGCTGTCTGGCCTGCTGCTGACGGCGGGCTGTACCAACCTCGACGAAGTCCTGTACGACCGCATTACGTCGGAAAACTTTCTGCAAACCCGACAGGACGTCACCCGCGATTTTCTGCGGGCGTTCGAGCACGCCTACTGGTCGATACAGGGCGGCTCGACATATATGTTGCAGGAGAACAGCTCCGACGAACTGATGACGCCCAACCGGCAGGGCGACTGGTTCGACGGCGGGCAGTACCAGCGCGTGCATTACCACACCTGGACGCCCAACGACGGCTACACCAGCGACGCCTGGAACGCGCTCTACGGGGGCGTTACGCTGGCGACCAACTCGCTGGAAGATTTGCAGGGCATCACCGACCCGAGCCGCTTCAGCATGACGCAGGCCGAACTCGACGGAATGATCGCCGAACTCCGCACGCTGCGCGCCTGGTTTAACATCCGCCTGCTCGATATGTACCGGAATATCGTGCTGGTGAAGAAAGTGAAGGGCGAAACGCAGGGTGGTCCGCAGGTGTCGCCCCAAGAAGCGTTCTCGTACATCGAGCAGGAACTGAAGGAGTCACTGCCGAACCTGCCGACGCGCCAGAGTCTGGGTGCCAACAGCATCGGCCGCTGGACGCAGGGGGGAGCCGCGGCCCTGCTGACCCGGCTGTATCTGAACGCGAAAGTGTACACCGGCACCGACCATTTCGCCGACTGCGCGACGGTATGCACCGACATGCTGGCGGGTAAATACGGTCAATACGCGCTGGAATCGCGCTGGGACGCCCCCTTCGACTATACGAATTCGACTTCGCCCGAAACGGTATTTGGCTTCCCCGGCAGCTTCGGCCTGACCCACTGGCAGTACGACGGCGGGATGTATTTCTGGCAATTGCCCGTCAATGCGACGTTCTACTTCGGCTTTACGGATTTCGGCACGGCTAACCCCAAATACGCCATACAGCCTGGCCGCGACGTCGACAGCACCGAATACAGCTTTGCGCTGGGTAAGCCGTACATCAAGTTCCGCAAATACGGCGATGACGTGCGGCTGAAAACGTACAAGAATCTGGGCAACAGCAAGCGGGAAGGCATGTTCCTGAAGGGCTACCTGCCGTACACCAATTCGAGCGGCCGGGTCGACACCGTGCGCTCGACAAAAGGGCCGTACCCGTTGTTCTTCCGCGATCAGGTCGGCATGTTCCTGGCGGCTAAACCGGGCACCCGCATCGCCGACAAAACGTCGGATATGAACCACGCCGATCAGAATTCGGGGCTGTATCCGGTGAAGTACCCGTACTACCCCAGCAGCGACGAAAACAAGATTTCGTCGGCCTACGCGGAGATCCGGCTGGCCGAAATTTACTATTCGCTGGCCGAGTGCAAATACCGGGCAGGCGACAAAGCCGGTGCGGCTGCGCTACTCAACACGGTTCGGGCGCGGAACTACCCGGCTAATTCGCCGAGCCTGTACAAGACAGACGGCAGTCAGCTGACCGATCAGGAAATGCTGGACGAGTGGGGCCGTGAATTTCTGGTCGAAGGGCGTCGCCGGACGGATTTGATTCGCTGGGGTGTGTTCAACACCGGCACCTGGTGGGACAAGCAACCCGACGCCGATAACCACACGGCTATCTTCCCGATTGGTCAGAACGTGCTCAACGTGTCGTCGCAGCTGAAGCAAAATCCGGGGTATTAG
- a CDS encoding response regulator produces the protein MKILVVEDEERAATFIRKGMSAEGYEVEIAYDGRTGLSLFRQNEYDIIILDVNLPHINGFDLCKLIRADNESVPVLMLTALDSITDKADGFNSGADDYLAKPFEFQELLLRVRALTRRNHNKPKQILQLADLELNLDTKTVTRSGKRIDLTTREYALMEYLMLNKGKVISRIDISERVWNLNFDSNTNVIDVYVSYLRKKIDKDFSPKLLHTIVGMGYVLRES, from the coding sequence ATGAAGATTCTGGTAGTTGAAGACGAAGAGCGGGCCGCCACCTTTATCCGAAAGGGGATGTCGGCGGAAGGGTACGAGGTCGAGATTGCGTACGACGGGCGTACCGGGCTGTCGCTGTTTCGGCAAAACGAATACGACATCATTATTCTCGACGTCAACCTGCCGCACATCAACGGCTTCGACCTCTGCAAACTGATCCGGGCCGACAATGAATCGGTACCCGTGCTGATGCTGACCGCGCTCGACAGCATCACCGACAAGGCCGATGGCTTTAATTCTGGGGCCGACGATTATCTGGCCAAACCTTTTGAGTTTCAGGAGCTGCTGCTGCGCGTTCGGGCGCTGACCCGCCGGAACCACAACAAGCCGAAACAGATTCTGCAACTGGCGGATCTGGAGCTGAATCTGGATACCAAAACCGTGACCCGGTCGGGGAAACGCATCGACCTGACCACCCGCGAATACGCTCTGATGGAATACCTGATGCTCAACAAAGGCAAGGTTATTTCGCGCATCGACATCAGTGAACGGGTCTGGAATTTGAATTTCGACAGCAACACCAACGTTATCGACGTGTACGTCAGCTACCTCCGCAAGAAGATCGACAAAGATTTTTCGCCCAAACTGCTGCATACCATCGTCGGTATGGGCTATGTGCTGCGCGAGAGCTGA
- a CDS encoding ATP-binding protein, whose translation MLIRNRLTIIFTGLAIAIQITLSLVVIYFYSLYRQEEFYSRLESKARVAGRVLISRRHLHDDFFKNMVRTDLLTIVDEQISIYDSNHNLVFTNRTLKESDYYKEKIPLLATNSLFEFRSGHFESIVIPFRDRGQQFYIFASGYDRIGFAKLTALEQILLLANLLGFALIVLAGWYFAGRVLKPISQIVDEVEQITATHLHKRVNEGNRQDEIAQLAMTFNRMLFRLEDAFVSQRSFVSHASHELRTPLNNTLGTLETSLRYDQNPVDWRDSMEVAVEELKKLISLTNGLLSLAKVSDGGVALSDIQVDDCLLTAIGQVQTKYPGRSLPLHFDAEDETSFTILGNATLLTTAFLNVLDNACKYSQAAVSVQLTLTNEQINITVTDQGRGISKADSIHVLDPLYRGNNVEGVPGYGIGLAITQKIIELHQGELVIDSQVDQGTTVTISLPGLEQA comes from the coding sequence ATGCTTATTCGGAATCGGCTGACAATCATTTTCACCGGGCTGGCCATCGCCATTCAGATCACGCTGTCGCTGGTGGTGATTTACTTTTATTCGCTCTATCGGCAGGAAGAATTCTACAGTCGGCTGGAGTCGAAAGCGCGCGTGGCGGGGCGGGTGCTGATCTCCCGGCGGCACCTGCACGACGACTTTTTCAAGAACATGGTTCGTACCGATCTGCTGACGATTGTTGATGAGCAGATCAGTATTTACGACAGCAATCATAACCTGGTTTTCACCAACCGAACCCTCAAAGAATCAGACTATTACAAAGAGAAAATTCCGCTGCTGGCGACCAATTCGCTGTTCGAGTTTCGCAGTGGTCATTTCGAGTCAATCGTGATTCCGTTCCGCGACCGGGGGCAGCAGTTTTACATCTTCGCATCGGGCTACGACCGGATTGGTTTCGCCAAACTGACGGCGCTGGAGCAGATCCTGCTACTGGCCAACCTGCTGGGTTTTGCGCTGATCGTGCTGGCGGGTTGGTATTTCGCCGGTCGGGTGCTCAAGCCCATCTCGCAGATTGTCGATGAGGTAGAACAGATCACGGCAACGCACCTGCACAAACGCGTGAACGAAGGCAATCGGCAGGACGAAATCGCGCAGTTAGCCATGACATTCAACCGGATGCTGTTCCGGCTCGAAGACGCGTTTGTGTCGCAGCGCAGCTTTGTTTCTCATGCGTCGCACGAACTCCGGACACCCCTCAACAACACACTGGGTACGCTGGAAACCTCGCTGCGCTACGATCAGAACCCGGTCGACTGGCGCGATAGCATGGAGGTGGCCGTTGAAGAACTGAAGAAACTCATCAGCCTGACCAACGGCCTGCTGAGCCTGGCTAAAGTTTCCGACGGGGGTGTGGCGCTGAGCGATATACAGGTCGACGACTGCCTGCTAACGGCGATCGGGCAGGTGCAGACCAAGTACCCGGGCCGGAGTTTGCCCCTGCATTTCGACGCCGAAGACGAGACATCGTTTACCATATTGGGCAATGCGACGCTGCTCACAACGGCGTTTCTGAATGTGCTCGACAATGCCTGCAAATACTCACAGGCCGCCGTATCGGTTCAGCTAACGCTGACAAACGAGCAGATCAACATCACCGTCACCGACCAGGGGCGGGGCATCTCCAAAGCCGATTCTATTCACGTGCTCGACCCACTGTACCGGGGCAACAACGTGGAGGGCGTTCCCGGCTACGGTATCGGTCTGGCGATCACCCAGAAAATTATCGAACTACATCAGGGTGAGCTGGTGATCGACTCACAAGTCGATCAGGGAACGACGGTGACAATCAGCCTGCCGGGGCTGGAGCAGGCGTAA
- a CDS encoding sterol desaturase family protein, with translation MIQSCSFATLSLTALLFFLVVFGRYVLFSLAFNWLFPQPATDGPPTRPPIQARRPKADQHWREIGWSALTSVIFAGIGLGVLIAFQAGYTRIYTDLHEYGLVWYGLSIGLVLLLQETYYYWLHRWMHKPGVYRWVHKTHHDSLTTSPWTAFSFHPIESTLQAILLPVLTFILPLHSTAIVLILMIMTVSGAINHLNTEIYPHAFNRHWLGKWLIGATHHSLHHSQFRYNYGLFFTFWDRWMRTESPDFDPLFAEKSRKENHHQNHTDAATVTDQECR, from the coding sequence ATGATTCAGTCTTGTTCGTTTGCCACGCTCAGCCTTACCGCGCTGCTATTCTTTCTGGTCGTTTTCGGCCGGTACGTTCTGTTTTCGCTCGCGTTCAACTGGCTCTTTCCGCAGCCAGCGACAGACGGGCCACCCACCCGCCCACCCATTCAGGCACGTCGGCCAAAGGCAGATCAGCACTGGCGGGAAATCGGGTGGTCGGCGCTTACCTCGGTCATTTTCGCCGGTATCGGGCTGGGTGTCCTGATCGCGTTTCAGGCTGGCTATACCAGAATTTACACGGACCTGCACGAGTACGGCCTGGTGTGGTACGGGCTGAGTATCGGTCTGGTGCTTCTCTTGCAGGAAACCTACTACTATTGGCTCCACCGCTGGATGCACAAACCGGGCGTGTACCGCTGGGTGCACAAAACCCACCACGACAGCCTGACAACCTCTCCCTGGACCGCCTTCTCCTTTCATCCCATCGAGAGCACCCTGCAAGCCATTCTGCTGCCTGTGCTGACGTTTATCCTGCCGTTGCACAGCACGGCTATCGTGCTGATTCTGATGATTATGACGGTCTCCGGGGCCATCAACCACCTGAACACGGAAATTTACCCGCACGCGTTCAACAGGCACTGGCTGGGCAAATGGCTGATCGGCGCGACGCATCACAGCCTGCACCACAGTCAGTTTCGCTACAACTACGGACTGTTTTTCACGTTCTGGGATCGGTGGATGCGTACGGAAAGCCCCGATTTTGACCCGCTGTTTGCCGAAAAAAGCCGCAAAGAGAACCACCACCAAAACCACACGGATGCGGCAACCGTCACAGACCAGGAATGCCGCTGA
- a CDS encoding sterol desaturase family protein has product MQLNWLAYAIPLFLVLIGLEYWVSTVQGKTYFRFNESVANLNVGIAERLLDLFIAGASYVFYDWLHQRFALFDIRATVWSWVALLILTDFVWYWYHRLGHEISLFWAAHVVHHQSEDFNYTVSARITVFQAIVRTGFWSVLPIIGFPAGMVVSILLVHGLYAFFLHTRTVGKLGWLEYVLVTPSHHRVHHAVNPQYLDKNYGDVFIFWDKLFGTFAEEDEEPVYGLTKPLNSYSFLWQQFHFLLELVVAVRRTPGIMAKLRLLFGRPDGVDAGIRTELESRFLQQVPATVNRGKFRGYVVGQLAGVLVLLFAFLLMERYVPGWAQVLVATFVLLTLINMGALLEQRRWVLHLELARLVVLWGLIYAVSGVQLLIVLAYVGGLSWWAYQSRISRYYFQYLYGSVQPMPT; this is encoded by the coding sequence ATGCAACTCAACTGGCTGGCTTACGCAATACCGCTTTTCCTGGTCCTGATCGGGCTGGAGTACTGGGTATCGACGGTACAGGGAAAGACGTATTTCCGGTTTAACGAATCGGTAGCCAACCTCAACGTGGGCATCGCCGAGCGCCTGCTCGATCTGTTTATCGCCGGTGCCAGCTATGTGTTTTACGATTGGCTACACCAGCGCTTCGCCCTGTTCGACATCCGGGCGACGGTCTGGAGCTGGGTGGCCCTGCTGATCCTGACAGACTTTGTGTGGTACTGGTATCACCGACTGGGGCACGAAATCAGCCTGTTTTGGGCGGCTCATGTGGTACACCACCAAAGCGAAGATTTTAACTACACCGTTTCGGCCCGGATTACGGTCTTTCAGGCCATCGTCCGGACGGGATTCTGGAGCGTACTGCCCATCATTGGTTTTCCGGCGGGTATGGTTGTGAGCATTCTGCTGGTGCATGGGCTATACGCTTTCTTCCTGCACACCCGCACGGTGGGTAAGCTGGGCTGGCTTGAATACGTGCTGGTGACGCCGTCGCACCACCGGGTTCACCACGCCGTAAATCCGCAGTACCTCGACAAAAACTACGGCGACGTATTTATTTTCTGGGATAAGCTGTTCGGCACCTTCGCCGAGGAAGACGAAGAGCCGGTTTACGGGCTTACCAAGCCGCTGAACAGCTACAGTTTTCTCTGGCAGCAGTTTCATTTCCTGCTCGAATTGGTTGTGGCGGTACGTCGTACCCCCGGGATCATGGCTAAGCTCAGGCTGCTGTTCGGTCGCCCCGACGGGGTCGATGCGGGGATTCGGACTGAACTGGAAAGCCGGTTTCTGCAACAGGTTCCGGCGACCGTAAACCGGGGTAAGTTCCGGGGCTACGTCGTTGGGCAACTGGCGGGCGTGCTGGTGCTGCTGTTCGCGTTTCTGCTGATGGAGCGCTACGTACCCGGCTGGGCTCAGGTGCTGGTAGCGACGTTCGTGCTGCTGACGCTCATCAATATGGGTGCCCTGCTCGAACAGCGCCGTTGGGTACTGCACCTCGAACTGGCCCGGCTGGTTGTGCTGTGGGGGCTGATTTACGCGGTTTCGGGTGTACAGTTGCTGATCGTGCTGGCGTATGTCGGTGGGCTGTCGTGGTGGGCGTATCAGTCCCGTATCAGTCGGTACTACTTCCAGTACCTGTACGGCAGCGTTCAGCCCATGCCTACCTGA
- a CDS encoding phytanoyl-CoA dioxygenase family protein — protein sequence MLGTIETNTQLTAYGLTSEQIDFFNTNGFVHIKQFVDRQRVQAFIREIQRIEANWLAEKVDKINGTPIKFGHDETGRRIVQRFAFTSLFSPILTDFLADERLQQLTQLLGPYDGRISPEEKDGLVVNHYVRTPDSNFSRMGWHTDSPRDLFMGHRIRPMLNVGLHLDDCPKENGGLRILPGTHKQHPLLTLFRKRQFIDHRPDPREVGFDIEAGDLTIHNGSLWHRVEQSPYEGAASRRRVMYIPIITGEYQPKNQHSKTPFYHRFARRIQD from the coding sequence ATGCTGGGAACGATCGAGACTAACACGCAGCTCACCGCCTACGGGCTTACCAGTGAGCAGATTGATTTTTTCAATACGAACGGCTTCGTTCACATCAAACAATTTGTCGACCGGCAGCGGGTACAAGCATTCATTCGGGAGATTCAGCGGATCGAAGCCAACTGGCTGGCCGAAAAGGTCGACAAGATCAACGGGACGCCCATTAAGTTCGGCCACGACGAAACCGGTCGGCGGATTGTGCAGCGGTTCGCCTTTACCTCGCTGTTCAGCCCGATCCTGACCGATTTCCTGGCCGACGAGCGGTTGCAGCAACTAACGCAGCTACTGGGGCCCTACGACGGGCGCATCAGCCCCGAAGAGAAAGACGGGCTGGTGGTAAATCACTACGTACGGACACCCGACTCGAACTTTTCGCGCATGGGCTGGCATACCGATAGTCCGCGCGATCTGTTCATGGGCCACCGCATCCGGCCGATGCTGAACGTGGGGCTACACCTCGACGACTGCCCAAAGGAAAACGGGGGGCTACGCATACTGCCCGGCACACATAAGCAACACCCGTTACTGACGCTGTTCCGCAAACGGCAATTCATCGACCACCGCCCCGACCCGCGCGAAGTCGGCTTCGATATTGAAGCGGGCGACCTGACCATTCACAACGGTAGCCTATGGCACCGCGTCGAGCAGTCGCCGTATGAGGGAGCGGCTAGTCGGCGACGGGTCATGTACATCCCCATCATCACGGGCGAGTACCAGCCGAAAAATCAGCATAGCAAGACCCCGTTTTACCACCGCTTTGCCCGGCGGATTCAGGATTAG
- a CDS encoding carboxypeptidase-like regulatory domain-containing protein gives MQKRVRMRAAAKSRITDLTLLSGFLWLLSVQLLQAQSTTASRLSGVVLAKDGDVLPGSNVVFKGQTRGNPARGTSTDGKGEFTLDAKAGDVLVISAIGYQTTEITVGNQPRITVALTEAASQLNEVVVVGYGTQDRKDLVGRCRR, from the coding sequence ATGCAAAAACGTGTACGTATGCGGGCTGCTGCCAAATCCCGCATCACCGACCTTACGCTGCTCAGCGGATTTCTCTGGCTGCTCAGTGTCCAATTGCTACAGGCTCAGTCGACTACGGCCAGCCGACTATCGGGCGTCGTTCTGGCCAAAGACGGCGACGTGCTGCCCGGCTCCAACGTTGTGTTCAAAGGCCAAACCCGGGGCAATCCAGCCCGGGGCACCTCCACCGATGGGAAAGGTGAATTTACGCTCGACGCCAAAGCGGGCGATGTGCTGGTGATTTCGGCCATCGGCTATCAGACGACCGAGATTACCGTTGGTAATCAGCCCAGAATTACCGTTGCACTGACCGAAGCGGCTTCGCAACTGAATGAAGTCGTGGTGGTCGGGTACGGTACGCAGGACCGGAAAGACCTCGTGGGGCGGTGTCGCAGGTGA